One segment of Nostoc flagelliforme CCNUN1 DNA contains the following:
- a CDS encoding iron-sulfur cluster assembly accessory protein, with amino-acid sequence MTQAIQPQQRGILLSESALHQVKSLRDKQGTDFCLRVGVRQGGCSGMSYMMDFEDTSKITPQDEVFDYDGFKIVSDRKSLLYLYGLMLDYSDAMIGGGFQFTNPNANQTCGCGKSFGV; translated from the coding sequence ATGACACAAGCAATTCAGCCTCAACAACGCGGAATTCTGTTGAGCGAATCCGCATTGCACCAGGTAAAATCCCTCCGGGACAAGCAAGGCACAGACTTCTGCTTACGGGTAGGAGTCCGTCAGGGTGGCTGTTCAGGGATGTCTTACATGATGGACTTTGAAGACACTAGCAAGATCACCCCACAGGATGAAGTTTTTGACTATGATGGCTTCAAAATTGTCAGCGATCGCAAGAGTTTATTATATCTCTACGGTTTAATGCTCGATTACAGCGATGCCATGATTGGCGGTGGCTTTCAATTCACTAACCCCAATGCTAACCAAACTTGCGGTTGCGGCAAGTCATTTGGGGTGTAA
- a CDS encoding tetratricopeptide repeat protein has translation MTNTVESLFDTGLERYKAGEAVDSLIPVFKEVCDRAPKTSAAWICLAWLYLLDNKPNLAYKAAQKAVKLNPQDPQARVNLALAMLDTGQKGLREHIDIAQQLIYVNPEWRDEIKSSIEDGFSRKPDWQSLTKVKNWLLEE, from the coding sequence ATGACTAATACAGTTGAATCCCTGTTTGATACAGGTTTAGAACGCTATAAAGCAGGAGAGGCGGTAGATTCTTTAATCCCTGTGTTTAAAGAAGTGTGCGATCGCGCTCCTAAAACTAGTGCTGCTTGGATTTGTTTGGCCTGGTTATATCTACTCGATAACAAACCTAATTTGGCTTACAAAGCTGCACAGAAAGCAGTCAAGTTAAATCCACAAGACCCACAAGCTAGAGTCAATCTCGCCTTAGCAATGCTGGACACAGGTCAAAAAGGTTTACGAGAACATATTGACATAGCACAGCAGCTAATTTATGTCAATCCAGAATGGCGCGATGAAATAAAAAGCAGTATTGAAGACGGTTTCAGTCGAAAACCAGATTGGCAGAGTTTGACAAAAGTAAAAAATTGGCTATTGGAGGAGTGA
- the thyD gene encoding thylakoid membrane protein ThyD: MKVAITGATGFVGSRLVQRLHAKGHQIVVLTRNTTFAQKVFPSEAFPNVEIVAYTPNASGSWQSVIASCDSVVNLAGEPIGEGRWTPERKQEILNSRKLGTQKIVEAIANANPKPTLLINASAIGYYGTSETATFDETSLSGNDFLAQVCQAWEAEARKVQEAGVRLVILRFGIVLGNGGALGKMIPPFKMFAGGPIGSGRQWFSWIHVDDLVSLILQALTKPEIKGVYNGTAPNPVRMADLSQTLGQVMNRPSWLPVPGFAIEALLGDGAIVVLEGQQVVPKRTLETGFEYKYPNLQSALRQILT, encoded by the coding sequence ATGAAAGTCGCAATTACTGGAGCAACAGGATTTGTCGGTAGTCGTTTGGTACAACGACTCCATGCAAAAGGTCATCAAATAGTAGTATTAACTCGGAACACCACCTTTGCTCAAAAGGTTTTTCCATCTGAGGCTTTTCCAAATGTAGAAATTGTTGCCTATACACCAAATGCATCTGGTTCTTGGCAAAGCGTCATCGCTAGTTGTGATAGCGTAGTTAATCTGGCAGGAGAACCTATTGGTGAAGGACGCTGGACACCAGAACGTAAACAAGAAATCCTCAATAGTCGGAAGCTAGGTACACAAAAAATAGTTGAAGCAATAGCCAACGCTAACCCCAAACCAACTCTGTTAATTAACGCTTCGGCTATTGGCTACTACGGCACCAGTGAAACGGCAACCTTTGATGAAACAAGTCTATCTGGTAACGATTTTCTCGCCCAAGTCTGCCAAGCCTGGGAAGCAGAAGCGAGAAAGGTACAAGAAGCTGGTGTGCGGTTGGTAATTCTGCGTTTTGGGATTGTTCTGGGTAATGGTGGTGCTTTAGGTAAAATGATTCCGCCTTTCAAAATGTTCGCTGGTGGGCCTATTGGCAGTGGTCGGCAGTGGTTCTCATGGATTCATGTAGACGATTTAGTTAGCCTGATTCTGCAAGCTTTAACTAAACCGGAAATAAAAGGTGTATATAATGGCACTGCCCCTAACCCAGTCAGAATGGCAGATTTAAGCCAAACCTTGGGACAAGTGATGAATCGCCCTTCTTGGTTGCCTGTTCCTGGTTTTGCGATCGAAGCTCTTTTAGGAGACGGAGCTATAGTAGTTTTGGAAGGTCAGCAAGTCGTTCCCAAGCGCACCCTGGAAACAGGTTTTGAGTACAAATATCCTAATTTGCAATCAGCATTAAGACAAATTCTTACATAG
- a CDS encoding FHA domain-containing protein, which produces MARYDTKQILINHSFTNLSMAAETNENHLLIIEDDQGRKEFSLEHPVYSIGRDRECNIRLMSQFVSRRHATLVRLPRDHNSQSYYYRIVDGDAKGKPSSNGLMINGRKIPAHDLRNEDEIVFGPQVRAIYYLLRNTQRLGQTDSSEYDITLINPGMAEDLEDVGE; this is translated from the coding sequence ATGGCAAGATACGATACTAAACAAATATTGATTAATCACAGTTTCACCAATTTGTCAATGGCAGCAGAAACCAATGAAAACCATCTACTGATTATTGAAGACGATCAAGGTCGCAAAGAATTTTCTCTAGAGCACCCCGTCTACTCTATCGGTAGAGATCGTGAGTGTAATATCCGTTTGATGTCGCAGTTTGTCTCCCGCCGCCATGCCACATTAGTGAGATTGCCACGAGATCATAATAGTCAGAGCTACTATTACCGGATTGTAGATGGCGATGCCAAAGGAAAACCTAGTTCCAACGGTTTGATGATTAATGGACGTAAGATACCAGCTCACGATCTCAGAAATGAAGACGAGATTGTTTTTGGCCCTCAAGTACGTGCCATTTATTATTTGTTAAGAAACACTCAGCGTTTGGGACAAACGGATTCGAGTGAGTACGATATTACACTAATAAACCCCGGTATGGCCGAGGATTTAGAGGATGTAGGAGAGTGA